Genomic DNA from Brenneria izadpanahii:
GTAGCGGTTAATGCGCGCGCTGGCAACGAACTCATCAATGCCGGCGGCGATACCCAGCCCTTTCTGGGACAGCCCCCGCAACTGCCGGGCATCCTTTAAACGTTTGCTGAAAATATCGCTGCGTGATCGAGGTGTGTTCATAACTACGATAGTCGTAGTTATGAGGAGTTGCAGATACTACGAACATCGTAGTTTTTCTTTAATGATCACTATCACTGAGGTATGAATAAACTACATGTAGTGCTTTTAAATTAAAAAACGATCAACATGTTGATTTTTTCTGTTCTGTGGTGGTAATTTATACAGTGTCATGAATACTTATTAAGGAGGTGATCCATGACCGGTAAAAATCAGCATGTTGTCAAACGTGAAGACGGATGGGCTGTACGGGGAGAGAATAATACCCGTGATACTTCGCATCATCATACGCAGCAAGAAGCTTTTGAAGCCGCGCGCGGTATTGCGAAAAATCAAGCGAGTGAGGTCTTCATCCATGGTGAAAATGGAAAAATCCGTGAGCGTAATACTTATGGAAAAGATCCCTTTCCGCCAAAGGGCTAATCGCTTATCTATACCTAATCAAAGCCCTCTGTATTGAGGGCTTTTGAATGGTCAAGGATTACTAATCTGTATCCGCTTTATACGCCTTCCCAAACCGGCCGATTATCACCTTGCGGCCTTCTTCAATCTGCGTATCGACAAAATCCGCCCATGCCTGAAGCATTTCCCGGCGCTGTCCGAGATATTCCGCGCGGTTGTAGACGCCGCGCACGCCTGAAATCTTGTGAGCCAGAGATCTTTCCACCCAATCAGAGTTGTAGCCCTGTTCGTGCAGTAATGTGCTGGCCGTGCGGCGGAAATCATGGATAACGAAATCCCGAACGTCGAGATTCAGCGTGCGCACGGCGGTATTTAAGGTGGTTTTGGAAATAGGGTGGCGATGGTCGTTGCGGCTGGGGAAAACATAGGGTGAGTCGCCAGCCAGATA
This window encodes:
- a CDS encoding DUF2188 domain-containing protein is translated as MTGKNQHVVKREDGWAVRGENNTRDTSHHHTQQEAFEAARGIAKNQASEVFIHGENGKIRERNTYGKDPFPPKG